From Fibrobacter succinogenes, the proteins below share one genomic window:
- a CDS encoding FISUMP domain-containing protein: MRIGLGFMLLAACITVAAPAKKASAKKFKDPRDGHTYKIVKIGNHNWLAENLTYKTTKGSYCYDDDKTNCHKYGRLYTWKAAMKACPTGWRLPDRKDWNFLSKYLGSSKKNGFRVKQAGQRICFGNNEMWSPYCEETKSSFNASGKSDTHFAYEDMEKSAFFWTATEETTYIANFVTIGGYNERYAERAIEENNAFSVRCIEK, translated from the coding sequence ATGAGAATTGGTTTAGGATTTATGCTTTTGGCGGCCTGCATTACTGTAGCCGCTCCCGCGAAGAAAGCCTCTGCGAAAAAGTTCAAGGACCCTCGCGACGGACACACTTATAAAATTGTCAAAATCGGGAACCACAACTGGCTCGCCGAGAACCTCACGTACAAGACAACAAAAGGCAGCTATTGCTACGACGACGACAAGACGAACTGCCACAAGTACGGACGTCTTTACACATGGAAGGCAGCCATGAAGGCCTGTCCCACCGGCTGGAGACTCCCCGACCGCAAAGACTGGAATTTCCTGAGCAAGTACCTTGGCTCTAGCAAGAAGAACGGATTCAGAGTCAAGCAGGCCGGCCAGAGAATTTGCTTTGGCAACAACGAAATGTGGAGTCCTTACTGCGAAGAGACTAAATCGTCATTCAACGCGTCTGGCAAAAGTGACACACATTTCGCTTACGAAGACATGGAAAAATCCGCATTCTTCTGGACTGCAACCGAAGAAACAACTTACATTGCAAACTTCGTGACCATCGGCGGTTACAACGAACGTTATGCGGAACGCGCCATCGAAGAGAACAACGCATTCTCCGTCCGCTGCATCGAGAAGTAG
- a CDS encoding GntR family transcriptional regulator has product MLIEDVKKSIVNAGFQDGEKMPSVRRMAERLGLSVNTVHRAYKLLAIDGRIQLVHGKGCFWGAAPSFDVKPEESVYSVVERLFQNDLDSGFLNAFDELPSCKELSSRYAVSPYIVKKFLLQKSAQGILRHVGHRFFFSEERPIGKSNYVLFVHRSDEFGRLKIESERESDVFRTFAQIAAEQKIAVKFIGYHESSNQFFLSDGRVYTIKNDVHCLGVFLSTWLVYDASKLFAYFATFKNPISVWWEYAPDMVPMSARNKKKWAFYNVAFGKEAGVIVGRYLKSKNMGPVHYLSPYHASFWSKARLQGLLEAGTDVVPLVDDRFASPFDLIDVANRGGIDSQVLLNSVLESLLKKATLDKFVCSNDRVAASLIDFFKAKKLPTPYVVGFDDTIESYRYVFDSFAFNVGTMVKEAIYHIVAPTIYAEQRRQMQTPLGRVVEKH; this is encoded by the coding sequence TTGCTGATTGAAGATGTTAAAAAATCTATTGTAAACGCCGGTTTTCAAGATGGCGAAAAAATGCCTTCTGTACGCAGAATGGCGGAACGCCTTGGGCTTTCGGTCAATACGGTTCACAGGGCGTACAAGCTGTTGGCAATTGATGGTCGTATCCAGCTGGTCCATGGCAAAGGTTGTTTTTGGGGTGCTGCTCCGTCGTTCGATGTAAAGCCCGAAGAGAGTGTGTATTCGGTTGTCGAGCGCCTGTTCCAAAACGACTTAGATAGCGGCTTCCTCAATGCTTTTGACGAACTTCCGTCGTGCAAGGAGCTTTCGAGCCGTTACGCCGTTTCGCCGTACATCGTCAAAAAATTTTTATTGCAAAAAAGTGCGCAGGGAATTTTGCGCCATGTCGGGCATCGTTTCTTTTTTAGCGAAGAGCGCCCGATTGGAAAATCGAATTACGTTTTATTTGTACACCGCTCAGACGAATTTGGTCGTTTGAAAATTGAATCGGAGCGCGAATCGGATGTGTTCCGCACGTTTGCGCAGATTGCTGCGGAACAGAAAATTGCGGTGAAGTTTATCGGATACCACGAATCGTCGAACCAATTCTTTTTGTCGGATGGTCGCGTTTATACAATCAAGAACGATGTGCATTGTTTGGGCGTGTTCCTTTCGACATGGCTTGTCTATGATGCATCAAAGTTGTTTGCGTATTTTGCAACTTTCAAAAATCCGATTTCGGTTTGGTGGGAATATGCACCGGACATGGTGCCAATGAGTGCGCGGAACAAGAAAAAGTGGGCGTTCTATAATGTGGCGTTTGGCAAAGAAGCGGGCGTGATTGTCGGTCGTTACCTCAAGAGCAAAAATATGGGACCGGTCCATTATTTGTCACCATACCATGCTAGCTTTTGGTCGAAGGCGAGATTGCAAGGGTTGTTAGAGGCCGGGACGGATGTGGTTCCGCTTGTCGATGATCGCTTTGCTTCTCCGTTTGACTTGATTGATGTCGCGAATCGCGGTGGCATAGATAGTCAAGTGCTTTTGAATAGCGTTCTTGAATCGCTTTTGAAAAAGGCTACTTTGGATAAATTTGTTTGTTCTAACGATAGAGTGGCGGCTTCGCTGATAGATTTTTTCAAAGCGAAAAAGTTGCCCACGCCGTACGTGGTGGGGTTTGACGATACGATTGAGAGCTACCGCTACGTATTTGACTCGTTTGCTTTCAACGTCGGGACGATGGTGAAAGAAGCGATTTATCACATTGTGGCACCAACCATATATGCAGAACAGCGGCGCCAAATGCAGACGCCGCTGGGTAGAGTGGTCGAGAAACACTAG
- a CDS encoding glycosyl hydrolase family 8 — MRNIFEEIGKTPAEIEAKLNKAFTQLFEGDRENERICFDKGNDMAYIVDIGHNDIRSEGMSYGMTVAALLGKQDLFDKLWKFSKTHMKNTEGDLAGYYSWQVSTADFTMMDPGAAPDGEEYFAAALLYAAKIFKNEQYKCDAVELINDMAHKPQAGDVYTMMDVNAGLVRFSPMKGNDYTDPSYNTVAFYRMYGEASGDEIWNKIADNSVAYLKKACHPVTGLAADYSEFDGTPKKTPWHPESDCFCGDAWRVVWNIGLDAATLQDKGERADVSEWEISAVRKILGYLHGRRPYLADMRVDGSAFPREARLATGGLIAMNAASTVALPAGDPLIKPFAEDLWNMEIPTGLWRYYDGLLYMLGLLACSGKFNV, encoded by the coding sequence ATGAGAAACATTTTTGAAGAAATTGGTAAGACTCCCGCCGAAATCGAGGCAAAACTCAACAAGGCATTCACGCAACTGTTTGAAGGCGACCGCGAAAACGAACGCATTTGCTTTGACAAAGGCAATGACATGGCGTACATCGTGGATATCGGCCACAACGACATCCGCTCCGAAGGCATGAGCTACGGTATGACAGTTGCCGCTCTCCTCGGCAAGCAGGACCTTTTCGACAAGCTTTGGAAATTCTCCAAGACGCACATGAAGAACACCGAAGGTGACCTCGCCGGTTATTACTCTTGGCAAGTTTCGACCGCCGATTTCACGATGATGGACCCGGGTGCCGCCCCAGATGGCGAAGAATACTTTGCTGCAGCGCTCCTTTACGCTGCCAAGATTTTCAAAAACGAACAATACAAGTGCGACGCCGTCGAGCTCATCAATGACATGGCTCACAAGCCGCAAGCAGGCGACGTGTACACGATGATGGACGTGAACGCAGGCCTCGTGCGATTCTCACCCATGAAAGGCAACGATTACACCGACCCGAGCTACAACACGGTCGCATTCTACAGAATGTATGGTGAAGCAAGCGGCGATGAAATTTGGAACAAGATTGCGGACAACAGCGTAGCCTACTTGAAAAAAGCTTGCCATCCGGTCACGGGACTTGCCGCCGACTACAGCGAATTTGACGGAACGCCCAAGAAAACGCCTTGGCACCCGGAAAGCGACTGTTTCTGCGGAGACGCTTGGCGCGTTGTATGGAATATCGGACTTGACGCCGCCACATTGCAAGACAAAGGCGAACGTGCCGATGTGAGCGAATGGGAAATTTCTGCAGTCCGAAAAATTCTCGGCTACCTCCACGGGCGTCGCCCGTACCTCGCCGACATGCGTGTCGACGGGAGCGCGTTCCCGCGCGAGGCAAGACTTGCCACGGGCGGCCTGATTGCCATGAACGCGGCATCAACTGTCGCACTCCCTGCAGGCGATCCGCTTATCAAGCCGTTCGCCGAAGACCTCTGGAACATGGAAATTCCGACCGGACTCTGGCGTTACTACGACGGACTCCTGTATATGCTCGGACTCCTCGCCTGCTCCGGGAAATTTAACGTTTGA
- a CDS encoding ORF6N domain-containing protein — protein MKNVEEKILTIRNERVILDCDVASLYGVPTKEINQAVRNNPEKFPKGYIFQTTDDEKSEVVKNFDHLEKLKYSPVNPTAFTERGLYMLATILKGKIAVQTTISIIDTFVEIRELSRAVASIPHVVDESERKSLLKRSGEIISNVLTSDLEESETETEIELNLAMLKIKHKVKKERQRN, from the coding sequence ATGAAGAATGTTGAAGAAAAAATATTAACGATTCGCAATGAACGTGTTATCTTGGATTGTGATGTAGCCAGTCTCTATGGCGTACCTACAAAAGAAATAAATCAAGCCGTTAGGAATAATCCAGAAAAATTCCCCAAGGGGTACATATTCCAAACGACGGATGATGAAAAAAGTGAGGTGGTAAAAAATTTTGACCACCTCGAGAAGCTGAAATATAGTCCTGTTAATCCAACTGCATTTACAGAACGTGGCTTATATATGCTAGCTACGATATTAAAGGGAAAAATTGCTGTTCAGACAACGATAAGTATCATAGATACTTTTGTTGAAATTAGGGAATTGTCTCGTGCTGTAGCTAGTATTCCCCATGTCGTAGATGAATCGGAACGAAAGTCTTTGTTAAAACGTAGCGGAGAAATTATTTCAAATGTTCTTACTAGTGATTTGGAAGAATCCGAAACAGAAACTGAAATAGAATTGAATTTGGCTATGCTTAAGATAAAACATAAAGTTAAAAAGGAACGTCAACGAAACTAA
- the rpsD gene encoding 30S ribosomal protein S4, with amino-acid sequence MSSFRGPKGKVARSLGVAVSQKTQKALDRRNFAPGQHGQTRKKSASVYKQQLVEKQRLRFTYNISEAQLAKAYKEANRREGSAGDNLMILLETRLDAVVYRMGFARTIFAARQYVAHGHFTVNGVRSFSPSRLIKAGDVVAVREQSKEHVQIKEAIASAAAAPEYLSVDLGKMQGTLVKLPLRDQIPVKLEEQLVVEYYSR; translated from the coding sequence ATGTCCTCCTTCCGCGGACCTAAAGGTAAAGTAGCACGCTCTCTCGGCGTTGCCGTTTCTCAGAAGACTCAAAAGGCTCTCGACCGCCGCAACTTCGCACCTGGCCAGCATGGTCAGACCCGCAAGAAGTCTGCTTCCGTTTACAAGCAGCAGTTGGTCGAAAAGCAGCGTCTTCGTTTCACCTACAACATTTCCGAAGCTCAGCTTGCCAAGGCATACAAGGAAGCTAACCGTCGTGAAGGTTCTGCAGGTGATAACCTGATGATCTTGCTCGAAACTCGTCTTGACGCAGTCGTCTACCGCATGGGTTTTGCCCGTACGATATTCGCTGCTCGTCAGTACGTAGCACACGGTCACTTCACTGTGAACGGTGTTCGTAGCTTCTCTCCGAGCCGCCTCATCAAGGCTGGCGACGTGGTTGCCGTTCGTGAACAGTCTAAGGAACACGTGCAGATCAAGGAAGCAATCGCTTCTGCAGCTGCTGCTCCGGAATACTTGTCTGTCGATCTCGGCAAGATGCAGGGTACTCTCGTGAAGCTCCCGCTCCGCGACCAGATCCCGGTCAAGCTCGAAGAACAGCTCGTCGTGGAATACTACTCCAGGTAG
- a CDS encoding endonuclease gives MKVSASAVALLFCIFAATSFAKVDPLAAQQHYNYRDAGKQMRRIYYGELQETLYCGCRYLDKKKVDFSTCNYKPRENEKRKSFKRTQRIEWEHIVTAHNMGQHLPCWRDGGRKNCSANDTTFKIMEGDLHNLYPAIGEVNGDRSNFMFSQWTNNPVPMYGECETIVDFKDKKVQPRKEVRGLIARVHFYMEKTYNINLSKQDRRLFETWDKMYPVTERECERDRRIFKVQGDHNPFVFEKCPDSVDK, from the coding sequence ATGAAAGTTTCAGCAAGCGCTGTCGCTTTGCTTTTCTGCATTTTTGCAGCAACATCCTTCGCCAAAGTCGATCCTCTGGCCGCACAACAGCACTACAACTACCGCGATGCGGGCAAGCAAATGCGGCGCATCTACTACGGTGAGCTCCAGGAGACCCTCTACTGCGGATGCCGCTACCTCGACAAAAAGAAAGTCGACTTTAGCACCTGCAATTACAAGCCGCGCGAAAACGAAAAACGCAAGAGCTTCAAGCGCACCCAACGCATCGAATGGGAACACATCGTCACCGCCCACAACATGGGCCAGCACCTCCCCTGCTGGCGTGACGGTGGCCGCAAAAATTGCAGCGCAAACGACACCACGTTCAAAATCATGGAAGGCGACCTCCACAACCTCTACCCCGCCATCGGCGAAGTGAACGGAGACCGCAGCAACTTTATGTTCAGCCAATGGACGAACAACCCAGTTCCCATGTACGGCGAGTGTGAAACCATCGTGGATTTCAAGGACAAGAAGGTCCAACCCCGCAAAGAAGTCCGAGGCTTAATCGCCCGCGTGCATTTCTACATGGAAAAGACCTACAACATCAACCTCTCCAAGCAAGACCGCAGGCTTTTCGAAACCTGGGACAAGATGTACCCCGTCACCGAGCGCGAATGTGAACGCGACCGCCGCATTTTCAAGGTCCAAGGCGATCACAACCCATTCGTCTTCGAGAAATGCCCAGATTCTGTTGACAAGTAG
- a CDS encoding folylpolyglutamate synthase/dihydrofolate synthase family protein has product MIQNGLEYLNSRLIFGMMPGLASTRKLCEALGNPQKKFKTIHVVGTNGKGSTSYYLSGILQAHGVKTGLYTSPHLVSMRERIRVNDLPIDDGSLDRLIMQVKAAAEKAQVEPTFFEVLTIVAFLYYAEQHIDVAVLEAGMGGRLDSTAVADGELIVLTSIGLEHTEVLGSTESAILKEKMGVAGSAQSILSNGRGKTFVLGGLSEALIAEANVYAASHGCSCVVPEIRNDVELPNLGQHYIENASLSLKAAELFLNNFDETLALKTLSTRSWAGRMQKLIDANGVTKFVLDGAHNSHAVRRLVEALDKYYPEQKFHCVFGALRDKDVGEMLKLMAPHVSHWHITRTPYPRFRELEDLQAELEKLGLHVASAGEFSREYLDEIAASVGESSTPILITGSLYMIGATVQALKDDFDGLSFFRGMKPTTNEHR; this is encoded by the coding sequence ATGATTCAGAACGGATTGGAATATTTGAATTCCCGCCTCATTTTCGGGATGATGCCTGGGCTTGCTTCTACACGTAAACTTTGCGAAGCTCTTGGGAATCCTCAGAAAAAGTTCAAGACAATTCATGTTGTGGGTACGAACGGCAAGGGATCCACGAGCTATTATCTTTCTGGAATTTTGCAGGCGCATGGCGTCAAGACGGGGCTTTATACGAGTCCGCATTTGGTGAGCATGCGCGAACGCATTCGTGTAAATGATTTGCCGATTGACGATGGCTCGCTTGACCGCTTGATTATGCAGGTCAAGGCGGCAGCCGAAAAAGCTCAAGTGGAACCGACGTTCTTTGAAGTTTTAACGATTGTGGCGTTCCTCTATTATGCCGAACAACATATCGATGTTGCCGTTCTTGAAGCGGGCATGGGCGGTCGCTTGGACAGTACTGCCGTTGCCGATGGCGAACTGATTGTGCTCACGAGCATTGGGCTAGAGCACACGGAAGTTCTTGGTAGCACGGAATCTGCAATTCTTAAGGAAAAAATGGGTGTTGCAGGTTCTGCACAAAGTATTCTATCGAATGGTCGTGGCAAGACTTTTGTTCTTGGTGGTCTGAGTGAAGCGCTAATTGCTGAAGCTAATGTTTATGCGGCCTCGCACGGATGCTCTTGTGTTGTTCCCGAGATTCGTAATGATGTCGAACTTCCAAATTTAGGACAACATTACATTGAAAATGCAAGCCTTTCGCTCAAGGCGGCGGAGCTGTTCTTGAATAATTTTGATGAAACTCTTGCACTCAAGACTCTCTCGACGCGTTCTTGGGCGGGCCGTATGCAAAAGCTGATCGATGCAAACGGCGTGACGAAGTTTGTTCTAGATGGCGCTCATAATTCCCATGCGGTTCGTCGCTTGGTCGAAGCGTTGGATAAGTATTACCCGGAACAAAAGTTCCATTGCGTTTTCGGCGCTCTCCGCGATAAGGATGTGGGCGAAATGTTAAAGCTCATGGCTCCGCATGTAAGCCATTGGCATATCACGCGTACACCGTACCCGCGATTCCGCGAACTGGAAGACTTGCAGGCGGAACTTGAAAAACTCGGGTTGCACGTTGCGAGTGCAGGTGAGTTCTCGCGAGAATATCTGGATGAGATCGCTGCAAGCGTGGGCGAGAGTTCGACTCCGATTCTTATTACGGGTAGCCTTTATATGATAGGGGCGACCGTGCAGGCGCTCAAGGATGACTTTGATGGGTTGAGCTTCTTCCGTGGGATGAAGCCTACCACCAACGAACATCGTTAA
- a CDS encoding LPP20 family lipoprotein — translation MKKLIACLALAAMFAGCSSNPPQTPQEKQASLLIEMQMQKKSYLKQHIPAGIGIGESADEQIAYEKADQNARVDLAKSIDAQTKALVKNFKEDVSDEIAEHFQSTSKTAVSQRLNGATLSDVKVETTADGKFKVYGVMTLDSDLVSEYIKMLEQQEKKAEVEKIRAAAEKAYAELDEMDD, via the coding sequence ATGAAAAAACTCATCGCATGTCTCGCCCTTGCAGCAATGTTCGCTGGTTGTTCTAGCAATCCTCCGCAGACACCGCAAGAAAAGCAAGCTAGCCTTCTCATCGAAATGCAGATGCAGAAGAAGAGCTATCTCAAGCAGCACATCCCGGCTGGTATCGGCATCGGAGAATCTGCTGACGAACAGATTGCCTACGAAAAGGCTGATCAGAACGCCCGCGTAGACCTCGCCAAGTCTATCGACGCTCAGACCAAGGCTTTGGTCAAGAACTTCAAGGAAGATGTGAGCGATGAAATTGCAGAACACTTCCAGAGCACGTCCAAGACTGCTGTTAGCCAGCGCCTCAACGGTGCAACGCTCAGCGATGTCAAGGTCGAAACCACTGCTGATGGCAAGTTCAAGGTTTATGGCGTGATGACGCTTGACTCTGACCTCGTCTCCGAATACATCAAGATGCTCGAACAGCAGGAAAAGAAGGCCGAAGTGGAAAAGATTCGCGCCGCTGCTGAAAAGGCTTACGCAGAACTTGACGAAATGGACGACTAA
- a CDS encoding MotA/TolQ/ExbB proton channel family protein produces the protein MNNTVPVWQMITQSDIVTMIILGILAFMSLGSWGIIIVKFFKHKSNLRANAKFFKEFGKLKRFSELQKLCTVSNDSALRLLSVEVLNEVSKFKGKVSYESIQHRASLLEDAIQRSIEGIRMGEDRYLTFLATSSNLAPFFGLLGTVWGIMIAFFQIGHHGSADLTVVAPGIAMALITTVAGLVVAIPASAGYNYFTSKNGSNETSYYNFGSQVLSLFKRGDLLTVEGVAEEEA, from the coding sequence TTGAACAATACTGTACCTGTTTGGCAAATGATTACGCAGTCCGATATTGTAACGATGATTATTCTCGGAATCCTTGCCTTTATGTCGCTCGGCTCTTGGGGAATCATCATCGTGAAGTTCTTTAAGCACAAATCGAATTTGCGCGCTAATGCAAAGTTCTTTAAGGAGTTCGGCAAGCTTAAACGTTTTTCGGAACTGCAAAAGCTTTGCACCGTTTCAAATGATAGCGCATTGCGTTTGTTGAGCGTCGAAGTCTTGAACGAAGTATCTAAGTTCAAGGGAAAAGTGAGTTATGAATCCATTCAGCATCGTGCGTCGTTGCTCGAAGATGCTATCCAGCGTTCGATTGAAGGCATTCGCATGGGCGAGGATCGCTATTTGACTTTCTTGGCTACAAGCTCTAACTTGGCTCCGTTCTTTGGCTTGCTGGGTACTGTTTGGGGGATCATGATTGCGTTCTTCCAGATTGGTCATCACGGCTCTGCGGATTTGACTGTTGTCGCTCCGGGTATCGCTATGGCTCTTATTACGACGGTTGCTGGCCTCGTGGTTGCAATTCCTGCCTCTGCTGGGTACAATTACTTCACTTCGAAAAACGGAAGCAACGAAACATCGTACTATAATTTTGGCTCTCAAGTTTTAAGTTTGTTCAAAAGAGGGGACTTGCTTACTGTTGAAGGAGTTGCCGAGGAGGAAGCGTGA
- a CDS encoding biopolymer transporter ExbD has translation MKRSRRKDLKQELNLTNMIDIVFAILIVFILCAPLMSQGVKVNLPQVKAPTMEQQKLLKVSITKNLEIFIADMQVDMESFESIFKSLWNGEMAVVINSDEAVSYGFVMKVVTQVQKLGVTKLGFLTMTPKDELVNEKK, from the coding sequence GTGAAACGCAGCCGCCGTAAGGACTTAAAGCAGGAACTGAACCTCACGAACATGATCGATATCGTGTTCGCTATCTTGATTGTGTTTATTTTGTGTGCACCGTTGATGAGCCAGGGAGTAAAGGTTAATCTCCCGCAAGTAAAGGCTCCAACGATGGAACAACAGAAGCTTTTAAAAGTTTCGATCACCAAGAATCTGGAGATATTCATCGCTGATATGCAGGTGGATATGGAAAGTTTCGAAAGCATTTTCAAGTCGCTGTGGAATGGCGAGATGGCGGTGGTCATCAACTCGGACGAAGCAGTCAGCTATGGCTTTGTGATGAAGGTTGTGACTCAAGTGCAAAAACTTGGTGTAACGAAACTCGGTTTTTTGACGATGACCCCTAAAGACGAATTGGTAAATGAAAAGAAATAG
- a CDS encoding energy transducer TonB — translation MKRNRDQIQYFETENDGSLFKIIVCAVVFHLAVVGTLIALNNIDLSKPAEEIPVFEMVQVDEPVKAPAAQAPLPEPEPQQAPKVETPPEVPPEPVPEVTPEPEPAPEPTPEKTLEPEAPQVPEEPAPEMKPDTPEPVPVPEPKVEEKKPEEKVEQPKPVEKPVEKPVEKIAKKTIEKKKVEKKPAKKPKDDDFDIDDLKLQKSFEMPSLKAVNPIDMDPLMQVFLERAKAKIMSNFNPPNGLTIDRDAKTTVQFTVERSGLITSVFLKRSSTNSAWDHLSVRAVKISKLPELPPTYNGSSLVLQFNFTPN, via the coding sequence ATGAAAAGAAATAGGGACCAAATCCAATATTTCGAGACGGAAAACGATGGATCTTTGTTCAAGATCATCGTGTGTGCTGTCGTGTTTCATTTGGCGGTTGTCGGGACTTTGATCGCTCTCAACAATATTGATTTATCGAAGCCAGCCGAAGAAATTCCCGTGTTCGAAATGGTGCAAGTGGATGAACCGGTAAAAGCTCCAGCGGCTCAAGCTCCGCTACCGGAACCAGAACCGCAGCAAGCGCCGAAGGTAGAAACTCCGCCGGAAGTGCCGCCGGAGCCCGTTCCCGAAGTAACGCCGGAACCGGAGCCCGCTCCAGAGCCTACGCCAGAAAAGACGCTTGAGCCAGAGGCTCCGCAAGTTCCTGAGGAACCTGCGCCCGAGATGAAGCCGGATACGCCGGAGCCAGTGCCTGTGCCGGAACCCAAGGTCGAAGAAAAGAAGCCGGAAGAAAAGGTTGAACAGCCGAAGCCCGTCGAGAAGCCTGTTGAAAAGCCGGTAGAAAAAATTGCGAAGAAGACCATCGAAAAGAAAAAAGTCGAAAAGAAGCCTGCGAAAAAGCCAAAGGATGACGACTTTGATATCGATGATTTGAAGTTGCAGAAGTCCTTTGAAATGCCAAGCCTCAAGGCGGTGAATCCGATTGATATGGATCCGCTGATGCAGGTGTTCTTGGAACGCGCGAAGGCAAAAATCATGAGCAATTTCAATCCGCCGAATGGACTTACGATTGATCGAGATGCAAAGACGACGGTTCAGTTTACGGTGGAACGTTCTGGGCTTATTACGAGTGTATTCCTCAAGCGTTCTTCGACGAACAGCGCCTGGGATCACTTGTCGGTGCGTGCGGTGAAAATTTCGAAGTTGCCGGAACTTCCGCCAACGTACAATGGCTCAAGTCTTGTGTTGCAGTTTAACTTTACGCCGAACTAG
- a CDS encoding translocation protein TolB has translation MKLFFCAIALMLVAPSFAAIDTIAVDVGISVFQTMPIGIVPFEEDGKIKWTSEAPHLILARDANLSGRFEAVASDKFDLVLFSKKRARQYVTGNATKLSNGKIKLDCFLYAAETKDLLLGESYTVKPYDVRQAVHSFFDKVVYRLFGERGIATTKLAYVSKIDGVKQVVISDYDGFSRRQITRDSSINIMPVWQKGNKGLVYVNFRKQRPNLYAITFGGKETPLFTQYKQTFSPAVNPKTGELLFSVTEGAKTEIYRGDIKTGSAQKFLHLQSNQVSPSWSPFASEVLFTSDRGGSPQVYAVGKDGSDVRRITYMGHYNERASWSPEGDRIVYTSMDDGKMNIYTCALDGTDIIQLTSNAGNNEHPSWSPDGKLIAFASDRGGNYQIYIMRKDGSGVTRITNGNENTSPTWSWFFDEKK, from the coding sequence ATGAAACTGTTTTTTTGTGCGATAGCGTTGATGCTTGTTGCGCCCTCGTTTGCGGCGATTGACACGATTGCTGTGGATGTGGGAATTTCTGTGTTCCAGACGATGCCGATTGGTATTGTGCCTTTTGAAGAAGACGGAAAAATCAAGTGGACAAGCGAAGCTCCGCATTTGATTTTGGCACGAGATGCAAATCTTTCTGGGCGCTTTGAAGCGGTTGCTTCGGACAAGTTTGACTTGGTGCTTTTTAGCAAGAAGCGCGCTCGCCAGTATGTGACCGGCAATGCAACGAAGCTCTCGAACGGAAAAATCAAGCTCGATTGCTTTTTGTATGCCGCCGAAACGAAGGATTTGTTGCTTGGCGAAAGCTATACTGTAAAGCCTTATGACGTGCGTCAGGCGGTGCATTCTTTCTTTGACAAGGTTGTTTATCGCTTGTTTGGGGAACGCGGTATTGCTACGACAAAGCTTGCTTACGTTTCGAAAATCGATGGCGTGAAGCAGGTGGTGATTTCGGATTACGATGGTTTTTCCCGTCGCCAAATTACGCGTGATTCTTCGATCAACATCATGCCTGTTTGGCAAAAAGGCAATAAGGGACTTGTGTATGTGAACTTCCGCAAGCAGCGCCCGAACCTTTATGCGATTACTTTTGGCGGCAAGGAAACTCCGCTCTTTACGCAATACAAGCAGACGTTTAGTCCGGCTGTGAACCCGAAGACAGGAGAACTCCTTTTCTCGGTGACGGAAGGTGCCAAAACTGAAATTTATCGTGGCGATATCAAGACGGGTTCCGCTCAGAAATTCTTGCATTTGCAATCCAATCAGGTAAGCCCCTCTTGGAGCCCTTTTGCTAGTGAAGTGCTGTTTACGAGCGATCGTGGCGGTTCTCCGCAGGTGTATGCTGTTGGTAAAGATGGTTCAGACGTAAGGCGCATTACGTACATGGGCCATTACAATGAACGTGCGAGTTGGTCTCCGGAAGGTGACCGCATTGTCTATACATCAATGGACGATGGCAAAATGAATATTTATACGTGTGCTCTTGATGGAACGGATATTATCCAGTTGACATCGAATGCCGGGAATAACGAACATCCGTCTTGGTCGCCAGATGGTAAGCTGATTGCGTTTGCCAGTGACCGCGGTGGCAATTATCAAATTTATATTATGCGTAAAGACGGCAGCGGCGTGACTCGCATTACGAATGGTAACGAGAATACTTCGCCTACATGGTCTTGGTTCTTTGATGAGAAAAAGTAA